One window of the Archaeoglobus sulfaticallidus PM70-1 genome contains the following:
- a CDS encoding LL-diaminopimelate aminotransferase, whose protein sequence is MAERFEFSERLNAMPPYLFAEIDRMKAEKIKEGVDVIDFGVGDPDLPTPDHIVNALCESARKEENQKYPSYEGMLSFREAVAEYYMRRKGVKLDPEKEVVSLIGSKEGIAHLPLAFVNRGDYTLVPDPGYPVYHGATLLADGKPYHMILEEERGFTPDFDKIPEDVVRNAKIMFLNYPNNPTSAVCDKEFIKSAIDFCYDNNIILAHDAAYTDIYFEERPLSFLEIDSAFDVVVEFNSLSKTYNMTGWRIGFAVGNETALQGLLKVKTNVDSGVFQAVQEAGIAALLGSDDVIERNNEIYRERRDKLVNGLEKAGLKVFVPKATFYVWCKVPDGYGSMDFAKKLLNDAGILVTPGIGFGEGGEGFVRFALTRNVSVIEKAVERLEGFEF, encoded by the coding sequence ATGGCTGAGAGGTTTGAGTTTTCTGAAAGGCTTAACGCGATGCCACCATACCTTTTTGCCGAAATAGACAGAATGAAGGCTGAAAAGATTAAGGAAGGTGTCGATGTAATAGACTTTGGTGTTGGGGATCCCGATTTGCCAACTCCTGATCATATTGTTAATGCTCTGTGCGAATCAGCGAGAAAAGAAGAGAACCAGAAGTATCCATCCTATGAGGGAATGCTGAGCTTCAGGGAGGCTGTTGCCGAATACTATATGCGCAGAAAAGGTGTAAAGCTCGATCCTGAGAAAGAAGTTGTGTCCCTTATAGGCTCGAAAGAGGGCATAGCCCACCTTCCGCTGGCTTTTGTGAACAGAGGAGATTATACCTTAGTTCCAGATCCCGGGTATCCGGTGTACCACGGAGCGACCCTTCTGGCGGATGGAAAGCCATATCATATGATACTTGAGGAGGAGAGAGGTTTCACACCGGATTTCGATAAGATTCCGGAAGATGTTGTTAGAAATGCGAAGATAATGTTCCTGAACTACCCGAACAATCCGACGAGTGCTGTATGTGATAAGGAATTCATAAAAAGCGCTATCGATTTCTGCTACGACAACAACATAATTTTGGCCCATGATGCGGCATACACGGACATATACTTCGAGGAACGCCCCTTGAGCTTTCTCGAAATCGATTCAGCATTTGATGTTGTCGTTGAGTTCAATTCTCTGTCTAAAACCTATAACATGACCGGATGGAGGATAGGGTTTGCTGTTGGGAATGAAACAGCCTTGCAGGGCCTGCTAAAGGTTAAGACGAATGTCGATAGCGGTGTCTTTCAGGCCGTGCAGGAAGCTGGCATAGCTGCTTTACTCGGAAGTGATGATGTAATTGAAAGAAATAACGAGATATACCGGGAGAGGAGAGATAAGCTTGTGAATGGCCTGGAAAAAGCGGGACTTAAGGTTTTCGTTCCGAAAGCTACATTCTATGTGTGGTGCAAAGTGCCTGATGGTTACGGAAGCATGGATTTTGCCAAGAAGCTGCTGAACGATGCTGGAATACTCGTCACTCCCGGAATAGGATTTGGGGAAGGGGGAGAGGGATTCGTCAGGTTCGCTCTCACAAGAAATGTTTCGGTTATAGAAAAAGCCGTTGAAAGGCTTGAAGGATTCGAATTCTGA
- a CDS encoding citrate/2-methylcitrate synthase, whose translation MSGLEDVVACETSICRIAVEEDRGVLEYRGYDIHELAKNSSYEEVAFLLLFGDLPSKSEFESFKEELAMKRELPPQIIGLLTHLPPFTHPMVVLRTAISYLGSMDKHIQYKSHERSIEKSISLIAKFPTIVAYFHRIRTGQNLIHPREDLSHAENFLYMLHGEEPTETMAKSLDLDFILHAEHELNASTFAARIAASTLADMYACIVAATGTLLGPLHGGASQKVMEMLREVAVPWRAESYVREKLENGERIMGFGHRVYRKVMDPRTIELKILAKKLADEKNPKWYQISEAIEEAVYKYKGLLPNVDFYSASVYANLGIPDDLFVNIFAIGRISGWCAHVIEQYENNRLIRPRAEYVGSQQRRYVPLSDRE comes from the coding sequence ATGAGTGGGCTGGAGGATGTAGTTGCATGCGAGACATCGATCTGCAGGATCGCGGTGGAAGAGGATAGAGGTGTTTTGGAGTATAGAGGATATGATATTCATGAACTTGCCAAGAACTCCTCGTATGAGGAAGTAGCCTTTCTCCTTCTGTTCGGAGATTTACCGAGCAAAAGCGAATTTGAAAGCTTTAAAGAAGAGCTTGCGATGAAACGAGAGCTTCCACCACAGATAATTGGATTGCTAACGCATTTGCCCCCATTTACACACCCAATGGTTGTTTTGAGAACAGCTATATCTTATCTCGGATCGATGGACAAACACATTCAGTACAAGAGCCACGAGAGATCGATTGAGAAGTCGATAAGTCTGATAGCCAAGTTTCCAACAATAGTTGCATACTTCCACAGAATCAGAACCGGACAGAACCTGATACATCCGAGAGAGGACCTAAGTCATGCCGAAAACTTTCTGTATATGCTTCATGGAGAGGAACCAACAGAAACGATGGCGAAGAGTCTGGATCTCGACTTCATTCTTCATGCTGAGCATGAGCTCAACGCATCAACATTTGCTGCGAGGATAGCAGCCTCAACGCTCGCTGACATGTATGCCTGCATAGTTGCAGCCACTGGAACTCTCCTCGGCCCGTTGCATGGGGGAGCGAGTCAGAAGGTCATGGAAATGCTGAGGGAGGTTGCCGTACCATGGAGGGCTGAGAGTTATGTGCGAGAAAAGCTGGAAAACGGTGAGAGGATAATGGGTTTCGGTCACAGGGTTTACAGGAAGGTAATGGATCCGAGGACGATAGAGCTCAAGATTCTGGCGAAGAAACTGGCCGATGAGAAAAATCCAAAGTGGTATCAGATCAGTGAAGCGATTGAGGAGGCTGTGTATAAATATAAAGGGTTGCTACCGAATGTCGACTTCTATTCGGCAAGCGTTTATGCAAATCTCGGAATCCCTGATGATCTTTTTGTGAACATATTCGCCATCGGCAGGATTTCTGGATGGTGTGCTCATGTCATCGAGCAGTACGAAAATAACAGGCTGATAAGACCAAGAGCAGAGTATGTCGGATCTCAACAGAGGAGGTACGTACCTCTCAGCGATAGGGAATGA
- a CDS encoding AMP phosphorylase — translation MKLKVKLIPFYVNDRIIAISENDAKEIGVRGGDRVRVSCGRKRVIAEVKVISGLVEQNECGLTKYLMELLEIEEEAVVEIFPVPKPESFNYIRKKIFGHKLTKDEIYAIIKDTVDGSLNEVELTAFVASNMLRSMDFDEIEWMTRAMIETGETITFERGIVVDKHSIGGVPGNKITLLIVPIVASSGLLIPKTASRAITSATGTADTFEVLADVNLTVDEIKEITERVGRVIAWGGATEIAPADDIIIRVEHPLSIDPKPQLLASVMAKKGSVGAKHVVIDIPVGKGSKVPGVEKGRELANDFVELGRRLGLNVRCALSYGGQPVGRAIGPALEAKEALKTLEERKGSSSLIEKSLGLAGILLEMSGKTSNGYEYAKEIFNSGKAYEKLKEIILAQGGEITKADDVPIGDKVYTLKATKEGAVEEVYNKNIVKIARTAGAPKDKGAGVYLHKKRGEVVKVGDPIITIYAEKEWKLDNAIDVALQEKPVEITGMILDAYPSYKYIGGR, via the coding sequence ATGAAACTGAAGGTTAAGCTGATCCCGTTTTATGTTAATGACAGGATAATTGCGATTTCAGAAAATGATGCGAAAGAGATAGGTGTTAGGGGTGGAGATAGAGTAAGAGTCTCCTGTGGAAGAAAGAGAGTTATTGCGGAAGTTAAGGTTATATCTGGGCTGGTTGAACAGAATGAGTGCGGTTTGACGAAGTATCTCATGGAGTTACTTGAGATAGAAGAGGAGGCTGTTGTTGAGATTTTTCCAGTTCCCAAGCCAGAATCCTTTAACTATATAAGAAAGAAGATTTTTGGTCACAAGCTGACAAAGGATGAGATATATGCGATTATTAAAGATACTGTTGATGGTTCTCTGAACGAAGTGGAGCTAACAGCCTTTGTCGCATCGAACATGCTGAGGAGCATGGACTTCGACGAGATCGAGTGGATGACCAGGGCGATGATAGAGACTGGAGAGACAATAACCTTTGAAAGGGGGATAGTTGTTGACAAGCACAGCATCGGAGGTGTTCCGGGGAACAAAATAACTCTTCTGATAGTCCCGATCGTTGCCTCCTCTGGCCTACTGATCCCAAAAACAGCATCAAGAGCGATAACATCAGCAACGGGAACTGCAGACACCTTTGAGGTGCTGGCAGATGTTAATCTGACTGTTGATGAGATTAAGGAAATAACCGAGAGGGTTGGCAGGGTTATCGCATGGGGGGGAGCAACAGAGATAGCCCCTGCTGACGACATAATCATCAGGGTGGAGCATCCGCTCTCAATCGATCCGAAACCGCAGCTTCTCGCGAGCGTTATGGCCAAGAAGGGGTCTGTAGGGGCCAAACATGTTGTGATCGACATCCCTGTTGGGAAGGGGAGCAAGGTTCCTGGGGTTGAGAAAGGAAGGGAGCTGGCAAACGATTTTGTGGAACTCGGCAGAAGGCTGGGGTTGAATGTCAGATGTGCGCTATCCTATGGAGGACAGCCAGTAGGCAGAGCAATAGGCCCTGCCTTAGAAGCTAAAGAAGCCCTCAAGACCCTCGAGGAAAGAAAGGGCTCTTCAAGCCTGATAGAAAAATCTCTCGGCCTGGCAGGAATACTGCTCGAAATGAGCGGTAAAACCAGCAATGGCTATGAATATGCCAAGGAAATATTCAACTCAGGAAAGGCATACGAAAAGCTCAAAGAAATCATTCTTGCTCAGGGTGGAGAGATTACCAAGGCTGATGATGTTCCCATTGGAGATAAGGTTTACACGCTCAAGGCTACTAAAGAGGGAGCTGTTGAAGAGGTTTACAACAAGAACATCGTAAAAATAGCCAGAACAGCAGGAGCTCCCAAAGACAAGGGAGCGGGAGTGTATCTCCATAAGAAGAGGGGAGAGGTAGTAAAGGTTGGTGATCCAATAATCACCATCTATGCTGAGAAGGAATGGAAGCTGGATAATGCGATAGATGTTGCACTGCAGGAAAAGCCAGTAGAGATAACGGGGATGATACTTGACGCTTACCCATCATATAAGTATATAGGAGGTAGATAG
- a CDS encoding AMP phosphorylase encodes MLLVKVIPYSIGKAVIMNKDDSYELGLIEGDRIRLCKGKSVCVAEVNITSGMVASGEILIPKELADLIGVVDGDEIEIYPVKKPESVIYIRKKMEGYKLSLDEIRSIINDTVSGSLSNIELTAFILSNFVNGMDFDEIEWMTRAMIETGETITFERGIVVDKHSIGGVPGNKTALLLVPIVASSGLLIPKTASRAITSATGTADTFEVLADVNLTVDEIKEITERVGGVIAWSASANLAPADDRLIEIQYNLQISPIPHFITSIMSRKSAVGAKHVVVDIPVGEYAKVTSLDVGKELAHKFSELGRRFGLNVTSVITNARQPVGRAIGPALEAKEALKTLEERKGSSSLIEKSLGLAGILLEMSGKTSNGYEYAKEIFNSGKAYEKLKEIILAQGGEITKADDVPIGDKVYTLKATKEGAVTHVRNDVIVKIARTAGAPKDKGAGVYLHKKRGEVVKVGDPIITIYAEKEWKLDNAIDVALQEKPVEISGMIFETYPSYI; translated from the coding sequence ATGCTTCTCGTGAAGGTAATCCCTTATTCCATAGGCAAAGCAGTTATAATGAATAAAGATGACTCGTATGAGCTTGGATTGATTGAAGGAGATAGAATCAGACTTTGCAAAGGAAAGAGCGTTTGTGTAGCAGAGGTAAACATTACATCTGGCATGGTAGCTTCCGGGGAGATACTGATCCCGAAAGAGCTTGCAGATTTGATTGGTGTTGTGGATGGAGATGAAATTGAGATCTATCCTGTAAAGAAGCCAGAATCCGTTATATATATACGGAAAAAAATGGAGGGGTATAAGCTATCCCTCGACGAGATAAGATCGATAATTAACGATACCGTTTCCGGTTCTCTCAGCAATATCGAGCTAACAGCCTTTATCCTTTCAAATTTCGTTAATGGGATGGACTTCGACGAGATCGAGTGGATGACCAGGGCGATGATAGAGACTGGAGAGACAATAACCTTTGAAAGGGGGATAGTTGTTGACAAGCACAGCATCGGAGGTGTTCCGGGGAACAAAACGGCATTGCTTTTAGTCCCGATCGTTGCCTCCTCTGGCCTACTGATCCCAAAAACAGCATCAAGAGCGATAACATCAGCAACGGGAACTGCAGACACCTTTGAGGTGCTGGCAGATGTTAATCTGACTGTTGATGAGATTAAGGAAATAACCGAGAGGGTTGGCGGGGTTATTGCTTGGAGCGCTTCAGCCAACTTGGCTCCAGCAGATGACAGACTCATAGAGATTCAGTACAACCTCCAGATCAGTCCCATACCTCACTTCATAACGAGCATAATGTCAAGGAAATCTGCTGTTGGTGCAAAGCATGTTGTTGTTGACATCCCTGTTGGAGAGTATGCGAAGGTTACATCGCTTGATGTTGGTAAGGAGTTGGCACACAAATTCTCAGAGCTTGGCAGGAGGTTTGGACTCAATGTCACCAGCGTTATAACCAATGCCAGGCAGCCAGTAGGCAGAGCAATAGGCCCTGCCTTAGAAGCTAAAGAAGCCCTCAAGACCCTCGAGGAAAGAAAGGGCTCTTCAAGCCTGATAGAAAAATCTCTCGGCCTGGCAGGAATACTGCTCGAAATGAGCGGTAAAACCAGCAATGGCTATGAATATGCCAAGGAAATATTCAACTCAGGAAAGGCATACGAAAAGCTCAAAGAAATCATTCTTGCTCAGGGTGGAGAGATTACCAAGGCTGATGATGTTCCCATTGGAGATAAGGTTTACACGCTCAAGGCTACTAAAGAGGGAGCGGTAACGCATGTAAGGAACGATGTGATCGTAAAAATAGCCAGAACAGCAGGAGCTCCCAAAGACAAGGGAGCGGGAGTGTATCTCCATAAGAAGAGGGGAGAGGTAGTAAAGGTTGGTGATCCAATAATCACCATCTATGCTGAGAAGGAATGGAAGCTGGATAATGCGATAGATGTTGCACTGCAGGAAAAGCCAGTGGAGATTTCTGGCATGATATTTGAGACCTATCCATCATATATATGA